In Heteronotia binoei isolate CCM8104 ecotype False Entrance Well chromosome 4, APGP_CSIRO_Hbin_v1, whole genome shotgun sequence, a genomic segment contains:
- the PMAIP1 gene encoding phorbol-12-myristate-13-acetate-induced protein 1 codes for MMPSKTMRKPNAAPSESETVAECALQLRKIGDKLNLHQRILNLIAKLFCPGAQECLE; via the exons ATGATGCCCAGCAAAACCATGCGCAAACCCAACGCGGCGCCCTCGG agtCCGAGACGGTGGCGGAATGTGCTTTGCAGCTACGCAAGATCGGGGACAAACTGAACCTTCATCAGAGGATTCTGAACCTGATCGCAAAGCTCTTCTGCCCAGGGGCTCAAGAATGTTTGGAGTAA